From the Rhizobium leguminosarum bv. trifolii WSM1325 genome, one window contains:
- a CDS encoding intradiol ring-cleavage dioxygenase (PFAM: intradiol ring-cleavage dioxygenase; Catechol dioxygenase domain protein~KEGG: bra:BRADO2264 putative catechol 1,2-dioxygenase) → MTPGPMALNFSEATSHDIFAQRLQPSKDNILPQVLAAAVTHLHTLIREVRPTQAEWRQVIEFLTDVGHASDERRQEWVLLSDLLGASTLVEEINSRRPKTATPNTVRGPFFRADVPQLPLGGNISLDGIGEPLEVSGRVQDLDGDPIANAEIITWQANAQGLYENQQPDLQPEFNLRGGFRTDPDGRFHYRTIKPCGYGVPDDGPVGKLLRRAGYPLRRPAHLHFIIKGPDFETITTHIYDGSDPHLAEDAIFAVKPELVRTFEQQGKGWLLKLTFVMVRARQGADT, encoded by the coding sequence ATGACGCCGGGTCCGATGGCGCTGAATTTCAGCGAGGCCACCTCGCATGACATCTTTGCGCAACGACTTCAGCCATCAAAGGACAACATCCTGCCGCAGGTTCTCGCCGCGGCGGTGACGCATCTTCATACCCTGATCCGCGAAGTGCGGCCCACCCAGGCGGAATGGCGCCAAGTCATCGAATTCTTGACCGACGTTGGCCATGCAAGCGACGAGCGGCGCCAGGAGTGGGTGCTCCTGTCGGATCTGCTCGGCGCTTCGACACTGGTCGAGGAGATCAATTCGCGCCGTCCGAAGACGGCCACCCCCAACACCGTGCGCGGACCGTTCTTCCGCGCCGACGTTCCGCAATTGCCGCTCGGCGGCAATATTTCGCTTGATGGTATCGGCGAGCCGCTGGAAGTTTCCGGCCGCGTGCAGGATCTCGATGGCGATCCCATCGCAAATGCCGAGATCATCACCTGGCAGGCCAATGCTCAAGGCCTCTACGAAAACCAGCAGCCGGACCTGCAGCCGGAATTCAACCTGCGCGGCGGCTTCCGCACGGATCCCGACGGACGCTTCCACTATCGGACCATCAAGCCATGCGGCTATGGCGTGCCTGACGATGGTCCCGTCGGAAAGCTTTTGCGGCGGGCGGGCTATCCGCTGCGCCGCCCCGCGCATCTTCATTTCATCATCAAGGGGCCGGACTTCGAGACGATCACCACGCATATCTATGACGGCAGCGATCCGCATCTGGCCGAAGACGCGATCTTCGCCGTCAAGCCCGAGTTGGTGCGAACCTTCGAGCAGCAGGGCAAGGGGTGGTTGTTGAAACTGACGTTCGTCATGGTCCGCGCCAGGCAGGGAGCCGATACATGA
- a CDS encoding ABC transporter substrate-binding protein (KEGG: ABC transporter substrate-binding protein; K01999 branched-chain amino acid transport system substrate-binding protein) has translation MFTRRDFLKTTAATGALAATSGLAAPAIAQDAAIKLGYVSPQTGPLAAFGEADKFVIDSFLAVTKSKGLNYEVVVKDSQSNPNRAAEVAKELIVTDEVNLILVASTPETTNPVATTCEAEEMPCISTVAPWQPWFIGQQGNPGDPTSWKPLNYAYHFFWGLEDVISVFTNMWAQIETNKKVGGLFPNDGDGNAWGDKVVGFPPVLEKMGYGLIDPGRYQNMTDDFSAQINAFKSGQCEIITGVVIPPDFTTFWNQAKQQGFAPKIASIGKALLFPQTVEALGNAGHNLSSEVWWTPSHPFKSSLTGESTAEVAAAFTKATSRPWTQPIGFAHALFELAVDAMKRAGDPTDGDAVAQAIAATKLDTLVGPIAWDGKGLPPFAAKNIAKTPLVGGQWRLKDGGGYDLVITDNKTAPNIPVGGKMEAIA, from the coding sequence ATGTTTACCCGACGCGATTTTCTGAAGACGACGGCCGCCACCGGTGCATTGGCGGCGACATCCGGGCTCGCCGCCCCCGCGATCGCGCAGGACGCCGCGATCAAGCTCGGCTATGTCAGCCCGCAGACGGGACCGCTTGCCGCCTTCGGTGAGGCCGACAAGTTCGTCATCGACAGTTTTCTGGCAGTCACCAAGTCGAAGGGTCTCAACTACGAGGTTGTCGTCAAGGACAGCCAATCCAATCCGAACCGGGCGGCGGAGGTCGCCAAGGAACTGATCGTCACCGACGAGGTGAACCTGATCCTCGTCGCCTCGACGCCGGAGACCACCAATCCGGTGGCGACCACCTGCGAGGCTGAGGAAATGCCCTGTATTTCGACGGTGGCTCCCTGGCAGCCGTGGTTCATCGGCCAGCAGGGCAATCCCGGCGACCCGACCTCCTGGAAACCATTGAACTACGCCTATCACTTCTTCTGGGGTCTCGAGGACGTCATCTCGGTCTTCACCAACATGTGGGCGCAGATCGAGACCAACAAGAAGGTTGGCGGCCTCTTCCCAAATGACGGCGACGGCAATGCCTGGGGCGACAAGGTCGTCGGCTTCCCGCCGGTGCTGGAAAAGATGGGCTACGGGCTGATCGACCCCGGCCGCTATCAGAACATGACGGATGATTTCTCGGCGCAGATCAACGCCTTCAAATCGGGCCAGTGCGAAATCATCACCGGCGTGGTGATCCCGCCTGACTTCACCACCTTCTGGAACCAGGCCAAGCAGCAGGGTTTCGCCCCGAAGATCGCCTCGATCGGCAAGGCACTGCTGTTCCCGCAGACGGTGGAGGCGCTCGGCAATGCCGGGCATAATCTGTCGTCGGAAGTCTGGTGGACGCCGAGCCATCCGTTCAAATCGTCCTTGACGGGCGAAAGTACAGCAGAGGTGGCGGCCGCCTTTACCAAGGCGACTAGCAGGCCGTGGACGCAGCCGATCGGTTTTGCCCATGCGCTGTTCGAGCTGGCGGTGGATGCGATGAAGCGGGCCGGAGATCCGACAGACGGGGATGCCGTCGCGCAGGCGATTGCCGCCACCAAGCTCGATACGCTGGTCGGGCCGATTGCTTGGGACGGCAAGGGCCTGCCGCCTTTCGCGGCCAAGAACATTGCCAAGACGCCGCTCGTCGGCGGCCAGTGGCGGTTGAAGGACGGCGGCGGCTACGATCTCGTCATCACCGACAACAAGACGGCGCCGAACATTCCGGTCGGCGGCAAGATGGAAGCAATCGCCTGA
- a CDS encoding inner-membrane translocator (PFAM: inner-membrane translocator~KEGG: ABC transporter membrane spanning protein (branched chain amino acid); K01998 branched-chain amino acid transport system permease protein) translates to MTMAIPSFTVETRTRASTLSAVAVVALLLLAFAAPFIVSRGVIQDLFFILTMLVLAQNWNLLAGYAGLISVGQQVFVGFGAYTMFGCVILFGVDPVVAILIAGVLSAALAIPTAFFTFRLYGPYFAIGTWVVAEVVRLLLAQWKALGGGTGTSLPREATRDMMGVGAMRDLFGMKASEAGDTLTYWLALILAVATIGFIYGLLRSKQGLGLAAVRDNEQAARAVGVDARRMKTLVYLATAFMTGIAGALIYVQKARISPDAAFSVTDWTAYVIFIVVTGGIGTIEGPILGVIIFFLLQNLLADYGSWYLLMLGLLGIAIMLLAPRGLWGLFSERTGIQLFPVRRVLKGGPLNLTHRGGPHG, encoded by the coding sequence ATGACCATGGCCATTCCCTCCTTCACCGTCGAGACGCGTACCAGGGCATCGACATTGTCGGCTGTCGCGGTCGTTGCCCTTCTGCTGCTTGCCTTCGCCGCACCCTTCATCGTCTCGCGCGGCGTCATCCAGGACCTTTTCTTCATCCTGACCATGCTGGTGCTGGCGCAGAACTGGAACCTGCTTGCCGGTTATGCCGGGCTGATCTCGGTCGGCCAGCAGGTCTTCGTCGGCTTTGGCGCCTATACGATGTTCGGCTGCGTCATCCTGTTCGGCGTCGACCCGGTCGTGGCCATACTGATTGCCGGCGTATTATCCGCCGCCCTCGCCATTCCCACGGCCTTCTTCACCTTCCGCCTCTACGGTCCTTATTTCGCCATCGGCACCTGGGTGGTGGCCGAGGTCGTGCGGTTGCTGCTGGCCCAGTGGAAGGCGCTCGGCGGCGGCACCGGCACCTCGTTGCCGCGGGAGGCGACCCGCGACATGATGGGCGTCGGCGCGATGCGCGACCTCTTCGGCATGAAGGCTTCCGAGGCGGGCGACACGCTGACTTACTGGCTGGCGCTGATCCTCGCCGTCGCCACAATTGGCTTCATCTATGGTCTTCTGCGCAGCAAGCAGGGTCTCGGCCTAGCCGCCGTCCGCGACAACGAGCAGGCCGCCCGCGCCGTCGGCGTCGATGCGCGGCGGATGAAGACGCTGGTCTATCTGGCGACCGCCTTCATGACAGGCATCGCCGGGGCGCTGATCTACGTGCAGAAGGCGCGCATCTCGCCGGACGCCGCCTTCTCGGTCACCGACTGGACGGCCTATGTCATCTTTATCGTCGTGACCGGCGGCATCGGCACGATCGAGGGACCGATCCTCGGCGTCATCATCTTCTTTCTCTTACAGAACCTCTTGGCCGACTACGGCTCCTGGTACCTGCTGATGCTCGGTCTTCTCGGCATCGCCATCATGCTTCTTGCGCCGCGCGGCCTCTGGGGATTGTTCTCCGAGCGCACCGGCATCCAGCTTTTCCCGGTTCGCCGCGTCCTGAAGGGCGGGCCGCTCAATCTCACGCATAGGGGAGGGCCTCATGGCTGA
- a CDS encoding ABC transporter related (PFAM: ABC transporter related~SMART: AAA ATPase~KEGG: ABC transporter nucleotide binding/ATPase protein; K01995 branched-chain amino acid transport system ATP-binding protein), translating to MAILELDGVSKKFGALTVAEQISFAVGEGEALGIIGPNGAGKSTLFNLITGNIPADSGSIRFLGGDVTRTPPMARCLAGIGRTFQIPQPFEKLTVFENLLVAGAFGSRRREVEVSDRCAEILVDTGLIDKANVLAGSLSLLLRKRLELARALATEPKLLLLDEIAGGLTEGECRSLVATIRAIHARGVAVIWIEHVLHALNSVVERLLVLHFGKVIGIGKPDDIMASRDVREIYLGIEI from the coding sequence TTGGCAATTCTCGAACTCGATGGGGTCTCGAAGAAATTCGGCGCATTGACGGTCGCCGAGCAGATTTCCTTTGCCGTCGGCGAAGGCGAGGCGCTTGGCATTATCGGGCCGAACGGCGCCGGCAAGTCGACGCTGTTCAATTTGATAACCGGCAATATCCCCGCCGACAGCGGAAGCATCCGCTTTCTCGGCGGCGACGTGACGCGCACGCCGCCGATGGCGCGCTGCCTGGCGGGCATCGGCCGCACCTTCCAGATCCCGCAGCCGTTCGAGAAGCTGACGGTCTTTGAAAACCTCCTGGTCGCAGGCGCTTTCGGCTCGCGGCGGCGCGAGGTCGAGGTGTCGGACCGCTGCGCCGAAATCCTGGTGGACACCGGGCTGATCGACAAGGCGAATGTTTTGGCCGGAAGCCTGTCGTTGCTGCTGCGCAAACGGCTGGAGCTCGCCCGAGCGCTGGCGACGGAACCGAAGCTGCTCCTGCTCGATGAAATCGCCGGCGGGCTGACGGAGGGCGAATGCCGGTCGCTGGTGGCCACCATCCGCGCCATTCATGCGCGCGGCGTTGCCGTCATCTGGATCGAGCACGTGCTGCATGCGCTGAATTCCGTCGTCGAGCGGCTGCTGGTGCTGCATTTCGGCAAGGTCATCGGCATCGGCAAGCCCGACGACATCATGGCATCGCGCGACGTGCGTGAAATCTATCTGGGGATCGAGATCTGA
- a CDS encoding monooxygenase FAD-binding (PFAM: monooxygenase FAD-binding~KEGG: bra:BRADO2271 2,4-dichlorophenol 6-monooxygenase (2, 4-dichlorophenol hydroxylase)) → MADITTDVLIIGTGPAGSATAALLSSHGVENLVINRYRWLASTPRAHITNQRTMEVLRDLGRDVEDEAYMFAAEQDLMGENVFCTSLTGEEIGRMKSWGKHPLSRAEHQLSSPAHMNDLPQTFMEPLLFKTACSRGSQSRMSTEYLGHAQDEDGVTTTCLDRLTGKEFTVRSKYLVGADGGNSKVAEHAGLTFEGKMGVAGSMNILFEADLSRLVAHRPSVLYWVLQPGADVGGIGMGLVRMVRPWNEWLIVWGYDINQPPPSVDEAHAKKVVRDLVGDPDLEMTIKSVSTWTVNNMYATSMSNGRVFCMGDATHRHPPSNGLGSNTSIQDAFNLAWKLAFVLKGAAGPKLLDSYQAERAPVAKQIVTRANKSIEEFGPIFKALGLLDSIDPVKMQENMDARCNNTVAAEEQRAAIRKAIADKVYEFDCHGVEMNQRYRSGAIVTDEQAEPAFARDPELHCQQTSWPGARLPHAWVYSATGEKLSTLDLAGHGKFTVLTGIGGQGWIEAARTLGKELGIDIAAHLIGPRQPWQDFAGDWANMREIRDSGVLLVRPDHHVAWRSEAIVDDPSAELRRVLTSVLGR, encoded by the coding sequence ATGGCTGACATTACCACCGACGTACTCATCATCGGCACCGGCCCGGCCGGCTCCGCCACCGCCGCACTGCTCTCCTCCCACGGGGTCGAGAACCTAGTGATCAACCGCTACCGCTGGCTCGCCAGCACACCGCGCGCCCACATCACCAACCAGCGCACCATGGAAGTGCTGCGCGATCTCGGTCGAGACGTGGAGGACGAGGCCTACATGTTCGCGGCCGAGCAAGACCTGATGGGCGAGAACGTATTCTGTACCTCGCTCACCGGCGAGGAGATTGGCCGGATGAAGAGCTGGGGTAAACATCCGCTATCGCGCGCCGAGCACCAGCTGTCGTCGCCGGCTCATATGAACGATCTGCCGCAGACCTTCATGGAGCCGCTGCTGTTCAAGACGGCCTGTTCGCGCGGTAGCCAATCGCGCATGTCGACGGAATATCTGGGCCATGCGCAGGACGAGGACGGCGTCACGACAACCTGTCTCGACCGGCTGACCGGCAAGGAATTCACCGTCCGCTCGAAATATCTGGTCGGCGCCGATGGCGGCAATTCCAAGGTCGCGGAACACGCGGGCCTCACCTTCGAAGGCAAGATGGGCGTCGCCGGTTCGATGAACATCCTGTTCGAGGCCGATCTGTCGCGACTGGTCGCCCATCGTCCCTCGGTGCTCTATTGGGTGCTGCAGCCGGGTGCTGACGTTGGCGGCATCGGCATGGGGCTGGTGCGTATGGTAAGGCCCTGGAACGAATGGCTGATCGTCTGGGGTTACGATATCAACCAGCCGCCTCCTTCGGTGGATGAAGCGCATGCGAAGAAGGTCGTGCGCGACCTGGTCGGCGATCCGGATCTCGAGATGACCATCAAGTCGGTCTCGACCTGGACCGTCAACAACATGTACGCCACGTCAATGTCCAATGGCCGCGTCTTTTGCATGGGCGACGCCACCCACCGCCATCCGCCGTCAAACGGGCTCGGCTCGAACACCTCGATCCAGGATGCATTCAACCTCGCCTGGAAGCTCGCCTTCGTCCTGAAGGGGGCCGCAGGCCCGAAACTTCTCGATAGTTATCAGGCCGAGCGGGCGCCCGTCGCCAAGCAGATCGTCACCCGGGCCAACAAGTCGATCGAGGAGTTCGGGCCGATCTTCAAGGCGCTGGGGCTGCTCGATTCCATCGACCCGGTGAAGATGCAGGAGAACATGGACGCCCGCTGCAACAACACTGTCGCGGCCGAGGAGCAACGGGCCGCGATCCGCAAGGCGATCGCCGACAAGGTCTACGAGTTCGATTGCCATGGCGTCGAGATGAACCAGCGCTACCGATCGGGCGCGATCGTAACGGATGAGCAGGCGGAACCGGCCTTCGCCCGGGATCCGGAGCTGCACTGCCAGCAGACGAGCTGGCCCGGCGCAAGGCTGCCGCATGCCTGGGTGTATTCTGCGACAGGCGAAAAGCTGTCGACGCTCGACCTTGCCGGACATGGGAAGTTTACCGTGCTGACCGGCATTGGCGGACAGGGTTGGATCGAGGCCGCCCGAACCCTTGGAAAGGAATTGGGCATCGATATCGCCGCACATCTGATCGGTCCACGTCAGCCCTGGCAGGACTTTGCCGGCGACTGGGCGAACATGCGCGAAATCCGAGACAGCGGCGTCCTCCTCGTGCGTCCCGACCATCATGTCGCCTGGCGAAGTGAAGCGATCGTCGACGATCCGTCAGCCGAACTGCGGCGCGTGCTGACCAGCGTTTTGGGGAGATAG
- a CDS encoding iron-containing alcohol dehydrogenase (PFAM: iron-containing alcohol dehydrogenase~KEGG: atc:AGR_C_4594 hypothetical protein) yields MSRIFTYSGSPAHIVFGEGKSAAAGEWVEKLGCTKALVLSTPQQKADAEALATRLGSLAVGVFAGATMHTPVDVTEEAMEVVFQTQADCVVSLGGGSTTGLGKAIAYRTDLHQIVIPTTYAGSEVTPILGQTEAGRKTTVRHASILPEVVIYDPALTLGLPVGMSVTSGLNAMAHAVEALYAQDRNPISTLMAVEGLRAFKTSLPDIIANPHEPDARADALYGAWLCGTVLGTVGMALHHKICHTLGGTFDTPHADTHAIMLPHTAAYNAAAVPELLAPVADIFGASVGGGLWDFARQIGSPLALKGLGLSVADLDRAAEIATENPYWNPRPIDRKSIRALLQDAWEGKRPA; encoded by the coding sequence ATGAGCCGGATTTTCACCTATAGCGGCAGCCCCGCCCATATCGTCTTCGGCGAAGGCAAGAGCGCCGCCGCCGGCGAGTGGGTGGAAAAGCTCGGATGCACCAAGGCCCTCGTTCTCTCGACGCCGCAACAGAAGGCCGACGCCGAAGCGCTTGCCACGCGGCTGGGCTCTCTCGCTGTCGGCGTCTTTGCTGGCGCCACTATGCACACGCCAGTCGATGTCACCGAAGAGGCGATGGAGGTGGTTTTCCAAACGCAGGCCGATTGCGTCGTTTCGCTCGGCGGCGGCTCGACCACCGGGCTTGGCAAGGCGATCGCCTATCGCACGGATCTGCATCAGATTGTCATTCCGACGACCTATGCCGGATCGGAAGTGACGCCGATCCTCGGCCAGACCGAGGCCGGGCGCAAGACGACCGTGCGCCATGCGAGCATCCTGCCAGAGGTGGTGATCTACGACCCGGCGCTGACGCTTGGCCTGCCGGTCGGCATGAGCGTCACCTCGGGCCTGAATGCCATGGCCCATGCGGTCGAGGCGCTCTACGCGCAAGACCGCAACCCGATTTCGACGCTGATGGCGGTCGAGGGGCTGCGGGCCTTCAAGACCAGCCTGCCTGATATCATCGCTAATCCCCACGAGCCCGATGCCCGTGCCGATGCACTCTACGGCGCCTGGCTTTGCGGCACCGTGCTCGGCACGGTCGGTATGGCGCTGCACCACAAGATCTGCCACACGCTGGGCGGCACTTTCGATACGCCGCACGCCGACACGCATGCGATCATGCTGCCGCACACCGCCGCCTACAATGCCGCGGCCGTGCCGGAACTTCTGGCGCCGGTCGCCGATATTTTCGGCGCCTCGGTCGGCGGCGGGCTTTGGGATTTCGCGAGACAAATCGGTTCACCGCTGGCGCTGAAGGGTCTGGGCCTGAGCGTTGCCGATCTCGATCGCGCAGCCGAGATCGCCACCGAAAATCCCTACTGGAATCCAAGGCCGATCGACCGGAAGTCCATTCGTGCCCTGCTGCAGGATGCCTGGGAGGGCAAGCGGCCGGCATAA
- a CDS encoding ABC transporter related (PFAM: ABC transporter related~SMART: AAA ATPase~KEGG: ABC transporter; K01996 branched-chain amino acid transport system ATP-binding protein) has translation MALLETRGLTASYGGFQALFGVDIVVGAGETVAIIGANGAGKTTLMRSISGVLTNAASSILYRDEPIGALSAPDILARGIAMVPEGRKLFPSLSVEENLLVGNYGRKVDGPWTLESIFALFPILKERRDNPATALSGGQQQMVAIGRGLMSNPAMLLCDEISLGLAPVVVRDIYAAFPRIRETGASIVIVEQDIAQALKVADRVYCMMEGRVTLSGRAADLSRDDIHKAYFGTDHHELA, from the coding sequence ATGGCGCTGCTCGAAACCAGAGGCCTGACCGCCTCCTACGGCGGTTTCCAGGCGCTGTTCGGCGTCGATATTGTGGTCGGCGCCGGCGAGACCGTCGCCATCATTGGCGCCAACGGCGCCGGCAAGACGACGCTGATGCGCTCGATCTCAGGCGTGCTCACCAATGCGGCGTCATCGATCCTTTATCGCGACGAGCCGATCGGCGCGCTGTCGGCGCCTGACATTCTGGCGCGCGGCATCGCCATGGTGCCGGAAGGGCGAAAACTCTTTCCGTCGCTGAGCGTCGAGGAAAACCTGCTGGTCGGCAATTATGGCCGCAAGGTCGATGGCCCGTGGACGCTCGAAAGCATCTTCGCGCTATTCCCAATCCTGAAGGAGCGGCGCGACAATCCGGCCACGGCGCTTTCCGGCGGGCAGCAGCAGATGGTGGCGATCGGCCGCGGGCTGATGTCCAATCCGGCGATGCTGCTCTGTGACGAGATCAGCCTTGGCCTTGCGCCCGTCGTGGTCCGCGATATCTACGCCGCCTTCCCGCGCATCCGCGAGACCGGCGCTTCGATCGTCATCGTCGAGCAGGATATCGCCCAGGCGCTGAAGGTGGCCGACCGCGTCTACTGCATGATGGAAGGGCGGGTAACGCTTTCCGGCCGCGCCGCCGACCTCAGCCGCGACGACATCCACAAGGCTTATTTCGGGACGGATCACCATGAACTGGCTTGA
- a CDS encoding intradiol ring-cleavage dioxygenase (PFAM: intradiol ring-cleavage dioxygenase; Catechol dioxygenase domain protein~KEGG: bra:BRADO2272 putative catechol 1,2-dioxygenase), with translation MIDAHEKGFFTEENSVEVVTSRNATTKDQRLKRVMEVVTRKLHEAVKELEPTQDEWMEAILFLTRTGHTCNEWRQEFILLSDVLGVSMLVDAINNRKPSGASESTVLGPFHVADAPELPMGTNICLDHKGEDMVIGGSIRSTDGRPIAGAVIDVWQANDEGFYDVQQKGIQPDFNLRGIFRSGADGRYWFRAVKPKYYPIPDDGPVGKLLGALGRHPYRPAHLHYIIKADGFETLTTHIFDPDDPYIHSDAVFGVKESLLAKFQQVEDSVRADELGFSGKFWQIEHDFVLARPEE, from the coding sequence ATGATTGATGCACATGAAAAGGGTTTCTTCACGGAAGAGAACTCCGTTGAGGTGGTCACGAGCCGCAACGCCACCACCAAGGACCAGCGCCTGAAGCGCGTGATGGAGGTCGTGACACGCAAGCTGCATGAGGCGGTGAAGGAGCTTGAGCCGACGCAGGACGAATGGATGGAGGCAATTCTCTTTCTGACCCGCACAGGACATACATGCAACGAATGGCGACAGGAATTTATCCTGCTGTCGGACGTGCTCGGCGTGTCGATGCTGGTCGACGCCATTAATAACCGCAAGCCCTCAGGCGCCTCCGAAAGCACTGTTCTTGGCCCGTTTCACGTTGCCGACGCGCCGGAACTGCCGATGGGCACCAATATCTGCCTCGATCACAAGGGCGAGGACATGGTGATCGGCGGCAGCATCCGTAGCACGGATGGCAGACCGATTGCCGGCGCTGTCATCGACGTCTGGCAGGCCAACGACGAAGGCTTCTACGACGTGCAGCAGAAGGGGATCCAACCAGACTTCAACCTTCGCGGCATCTTTCGCAGCGGCGCGGATGGCCGCTATTGGTTTCGCGCAGTCAAGCCCAAGTATTACCCGATCCCGGACGATGGACCGGTCGGCAAGCTGCTCGGCGCGCTCGGTCGTCACCCCTACAGGCCCGCTCACCTGCACTACATCATCAAGGCCGACGGCTTCGAGACGCTCACGACGCACATCTTTGATCCGGACGATCCGTACATCCACTCCGACGCAGTCTTTGGCGTGAAGGAGAGCTTGCTTGCCAAGTTCCAGCAAGTCGAGGATTCGGTACGCGCTGACGAGCT
- a CDS encoding inner-membrane translocator (PFAM: inner-membrane translocator~KEGG: ABC transporter membrane spanning protein (branched chain amino acid); K01997 branched-chain amino acid transport system permease protein), with the protein MNWLDTILQGVLLGGLYALFAAGLSLIFGIMRLVNLAHGDLIVLAAFLILVLVTTLGLNPFVAAAIAMPLMFAIGWGLQYFLLNRTLGKDILPPLLVTFGLSIVIQNGLLEGFSADSRRVFAGSLESASVNLGPVTAGIMPLMTFFSAVAVIVCLNQLIYRTSVGRAFRATSDDPVTAGLMGIRPQRIFAMATGLAMVVVTIAALYLGTRANFDPTSGPARLIYAFEAVIIGGLGSLWGTLAGGIILGVAQTVGAAINPEWQILAGHLAFLAVLLFKPRGLFPRAVD; encoded by the coding sequence ATGAACTGGCTTGATACCATTCTCCAGGGCGTGCTGCTCGGCGGGCTCTACGCGCTGTTTGCGGCGGGGCTCAGTCTCATCTTCGGCATCATGCGGCTGGTCAACCTCGCCCATGGCGATCTGATCGTGCTTGCCGCCTTCCTGATCCTGGTCCTGGTGACGACGCTCGGGCTCAATCCGTTCGTTGCCGCCGCGATCGCGATGCCGTTGATGTTCGCGATCGGCTGGGGACTGCAATATTTCCTGCTCAACCGCACGCTCGGCAAGGATATCCTGCCGCCGCTGCTTGTCACTTTCGGCCTGTCGATCGTCATCCAGAACGGCCTGCTCGAAGGATTTTCGGCCGATAGCCGCCGTGTCTTTGCCGGGAGCCTAGAAAGCGCCTCCGTCAATCTCGGCCCGGTCACCGCCGGCATCATGCCGCTGATGACCTTCTTTTCCGCCGTCGCCGTCATCGTCTGTCTCAACCAGCTCATCTACCGCACCTCCGTCGGCCGCGCCTTCCGGGCGACCTCGGACGATCCGGTGACGGCCGGGCTGATGGGCATCCGGCCGCAACGTATCTTCGCCATGGCGACAGGGCTTGCCATGGTCGTGGTGACGATCGCTGCCCTTTATCTCGGGACCCGCGCCAATTTCGATCCGACGTCGGGACCGGCGCGGCTGATCTATGCCTTCGAAGCGGTGATCATCGGCGGGCTCGGCTCGCTCTGGGGCACGCTCGCCGGCGGCATCATCCTTGGCGTTGCCCAGACGGTGGGTGCCGCGATCAATCCGGAGTGGCAGATCCTTGCCGGCCACCTGGCATTCCTCGCCGTTCTCCTGTTCAAGCCGCGCGGCCTTTTCCCGCGCGCGGTGGATTGA